In the genome of Candidatus Nanopelagicales bacterium, one region contains:
- the cysD gene encoding sulfate adenylyltransferase subunit CysD, with translation MPYDAVLDELEAEAIHVFRETAAAFRNPVLLYSIGKDSSVLLHLALKAFAPAPLPFPVMHIDTTWKFREMIEFRDRRARELGLDLRIATNTEAVEQGVSPFTHGTHEYTRIMKTVALRDGIDRYGFDCAIGGARRDEERSRAKERVFSLREPGHRWDPRKQRPEFWRTANTTLAQGQTMRSFPLSNWTELDIWRYIRREGIEIVDLYFSQPRPVVERDGVLIMVDDERFPLQPGEEPQLRSVRFRTLGCYPLSGAVESYAADLDTLIAEMEESKISERAGRLIDGEGGGSMEAKKAEGYF, from the coding sequence GTGCCGTACGACGCGGTCCTCGACGAGCTCGAGGCCGAGGCGATCCACGTCTTCCGTGAGACCGCCGCCGCCTTCCGCAACCCGGTGCTGCTCTACAGCATCGGCAAGGACTCCTCGGTGCTGCTGCACCTGGCGCTGAAGGCGTTCGCGCCCGCGCCGCTGCCGTTCCCGGTGATGCACATCGACACCACCTGGAAGTTCCGGGAGATGATCGAGTTCCGCGACCGTCGGGCCCGCGAGCTCGGTCTGGACCTGCGGATCGCCACCAACACCGAGGCGGTCGAGCAGGGCGTGTCGCCGTTCACCCACGGCACGCACGAGTACACCCGGATCATGAAGACCGTCGCCCTGCGCGACGGCATCGACCGCTACGGCTTCGACTGCGCCATCGGCGGCGCGCGCCGCGACGAGGAGCGCAGCCGCGCGAAGGAGCGGGTGTTCAGCCTGCGCGAGCCCGGCCACCGCTGGGACCCGCGCAAGCAGCGCCCGGAGTTCTGGCGCACCGCCAACACCACGCTGGCCCAGGGCCAGACCATGCGCTCGTTCCCGCTGTCCAACTGGACCGAGCTGGACATCTGGCGCTACATCCGCCGCGAGGGCATCGAGATCGTCGACCTGTACTTCTCGCAGCCCCGCCCGGTGGTCGAGCGCGACGGTGTGCTGATCATGGTCGACGACGAGCGGTTCCCGCTCCAGCCCGGCGAGGAACCGCAGCTGCGGTCGGTGCGGTTCCGCACCCTCGGCTGCTACCCGCTGTCCGGTGCCGTGGAGTCGTACGCGGCCGACCTCGACACCCTCATCGCCGAGATGGAGGAGTCCAAGATCTCCGAGCGGGCCGGCCGCCTCATCGACGGTGAAGGCGGCGGCTCGATGGAGGCCAAGAAGGCGGAGGGCTACTTCTGA
- the cysC gene encoding adenylyl-sulfate kinase: MAATHPSIPVIHLVACGSVDDGKSTLIGRLLAETDSVPIDQLEYARRTRRGGSTIPVGEIDFSLLTDGLEAEREQGITIDVAYRHMNLPNGRRVIIADAPGHEQYTRNMAVAASNGDVAVLLVDAARGLRPQTHRHLTVSALMGVKTVIVAVNKMDLVGYEHATFEELVGGVRVTAARLDVPEVIAIPVSAAVGDNVTVPSDQMPWYEGPTLLQALERWEPRIDEGDQPFRMPVQYIVRADGNFRGYAGTVVSGTVRPGDPIVVADSGVPAKVDRLVTYGGELAEATTGQAVTLTTTHEVDVTRGDLLGSPGADEPQPADRFAVDLVWLGEEPLAHGRSYLLVSGPRTVPATVTNVRYRLDVVSGHQHAARLLEMNDVGRAEIATDKPVPLDAYDLCRDTGGFLLVDRVTADTVAAGLVRHAMRRAFNVVPHAYDVDREARERLMGHRPRVVWLTGLPGSGKSTIADATVRRLHAMGVHTFVLDGDNVRTGLNKDLGFTAEDRAENVRRVAEVSKLMMDAGLVVFVALVSPYRADRRAAADLFEPGEFLEVYVDTPVEVCAERDPKGLYAKAAAGSLPNMTGMGQTYEAPDEPDLVLHGTGDLDESVAALARTILGE; encoded by the coding sequence ATGGCGGCGACCCACCCCAGCATCCCGGTCATCCACCTGGTCGCGTGCGGCTCGGTCGACGACGGCAAGTCCACGCTCATCGGCCGCCTGCTGGCCGAGACCGACTCGGTCCCGATCGACCAGCTGGAGTACGCCCGCCGCACCCGGCGCGGCGGATCCACGATCCCCGTCGGCGAGATCGACTTCAGCCTGCTCACCGACGGCCTGGAGGCCGAGCGCGAGCAGGGCATCACCATCGACGTCGCCTACCGGCACATGAACCTGCCCAACGGCCGTCGGGTGATCATCGCCGACGCGCCGGGCCACGAGCAGTACACCCGCAACATGGCGGTCGCCGCGTCCAACGGCGACGTCGCCGTGCTGCTGGTCGACGCCGCCCGCGGGCTGCGGCCCCAGACCCACCGGCACCTGACCGTGTCCGCGCTGATGGGCGTGAAGACCGTCATCGTCGCGGTCAACAAGATGGACCTCGTCGGCTACGAGCACGCGACGTTCGAGGAGCTCGTCGGCGGCGTGCGCGTGACCGCGGCGCGTCTCGACGTCCCCGAGGTCATTGCGATCCCGGTCAGCGCGGCCGTCGGCGACAACGTCACCGTGCCCAGCGACCAGATGCCCTGGTACGAGGGCCCGACGCTGCTGCAGGCGCTGGAGCGCTGGGAGCCGCGGATCGACGAGGGCGACCAGCCCTTCCGGATGCCGGTGCAGTACATCGTCCGCGCCGACGGCAACTTCCGCGGCTACGCCGGCACCGTCGTCTCCGGCACGGTGCGCCCCGGCGACCCGATCGTGGTCGCCGACTCCGGCGTGCCCGCCAAGGTCGACCGGCTGGTGACCTACGGCGGCGAGCTGGCCGAGGCCACCACCGGCCAGGCGGTCACGCTCACCACGACGCACGAGGTGGACGTCACCCGCGGCGACCTGCTCGGCTCGCCCGGCGCGGACGAGCCGCAGCCGGCCGACCGCTTCGCCGTCGACCTGGTGTGGCTGGGCGAGGAGCCGCTGGCGCACGGCCGCTCGTACCTGCTGGTCTCGGGCCCGCGGACGGTCCCGGCGACCGTCACCAACGTGCGCTACCGCCTCGACGTCGTCTCGGGGCACCAGCACGCCGCCCGGCTGCTGGAGATGAACGACGTGGGTCGCGCCGAGATCGCCACCGACAAGCCGGTCCCGCTCGACGCCTACGACCTGTGCCGCGACACCGGCGGGTTCCTGCTGGTCGACCGCGTCACCGCCGACACCGTGGCCGCCGGCCTGGTGCGGCACGCGATGCGCCGCGCGTTCAACGTGGTGCCGCACGCGTACGACGTGGACCGCGAGGCGCGCGAGCGCCTCATGGGACACCGGCCGCGCGTGGTGTGGCTGACCGGTCTGCCCGGCTCGGGCAAGTCCACGATCGCCGACGCGACCGTGCGCCGGCTGCACGCGATGGGCGTGCACACCTTCGTCCTCGACGGGGACAACGTGCGCACCGGTCTCAACAAGGACCTCGGCTTCACGGCGGAGGACCGCGCGGAGAACGTCCGCCGCGTCGCCGAGGTGTCCAAGCTGATGATGGACGCCGGCCTGGTCGTGTTCGTCGCCCTGGTGTCGCCCTACCGTGCCGACCGCCGCGCAGCTGCCGACCTGTTCGAGCCCGGTGAGTTCCTCGAGGTCTACGTCGACACCCCGGTCGAGGTGTGCGCCGAGCGCGACCCGAAGGGCCTGTACGCCAAGGCCGCCGCCGGCTCGCTGCCCAACATGACCGGCATGGGCCAGACGTACGAGGCGCCCGACGAGCCGGACCTGGTGCTGCACGGCACCGGCGACCTCGACGAGTCGGTCGCCGCGCTGGCCCGCACGATCCTGGGGGAGTGA